The DNA segment GGAACTTCAGGGAAAGTTCATCTTAGAGTTGGCTTCGAGCTTAGATGCTTTCAGCTCTTATCACATCCCAACGTGGCTACCCAACGATGCTCTTGGCAGAACAATTGGTACACCAGTGGTTGGTTCATCCCGGTCCTCTCGTACTAGGGACAAATCTCTTCAACTTTCCTACGCCCACGGAAGATAGGGACCGAACTGTCTCACGACGTTCTGAACCCAGCTCGCGTACCGCTTTAAATGGCGAACAGCCATACCCTTGGGACCGACTACAGCCCCAGGATGCGATGAGCCGACATCGAGGTGCCAAACCTCCCCGTCGATGTGAGCTCTTGGGGGAGATCAGCCTGTTATCCCCGGCGTACCTTTTATCCTTTGAGCGATGGCCCTTCCACGCAGAACCACCGGATCACTATGACCGACTTTCGTCTCTGTTCGACTTGTTGGTCTCACAGTCAAGCTAGTTTATGCCATTATACTCAACGATGGATTTCCAACCCATCTGAACTAACCTTTGTAAGCCTCCGTTACTATTTAGGAGGCGACCGCCCCAGTCAAACTACCCACCAGACATTGTCCTGAATGAGGTTAACTCATCGCAGTTAGTAACTCAAATATTCAAGGGTGGTATCTCAAGGATGGCTCCGACTCTACTGGCGTCTAGTCATCATAGCCTCCCACCTATCCTGCACATGAATATCCAAGCTACAGTGTCAAGCTGTAGTAAAGGTGCACGGGGTCTTTCCGTCTTTCCGCGGGTAGGAGGAATTTTCACCTCCACTACAATTTCACTGGATCCCTCTTTGAGACAGCTCCCATCTCGTTACGCCATTCATGCAGGTCAGTATTTAACTGACAAGGAATTTCGCTACCTTAGGACCGTTATAGTTACGGCCGCCGTTTACTCGGGCTTCGATCAAATGCTTCGCTTGCGCTGACATCATCAATTAACCTTCGAGCACCGGGCAGGCGTCACACCTTATACATCCACTTACGTGTTAGCAAAGTGCTGTGTTTTTGGTAAACAGTCGGGAGGGACTCTTTGTTGCAACCTCTTTAGCTTTTTGGAGCAAGTCCATATACCAAAGTAGGCACACCTTATACCGAAGATACGGTGCTAGTTTGCAGAGTTCCTTAAAGAGGGTTCTTCCACGCGCCTTAGAATACTCATCCCACCCACCTGTGTCGGTTTACGGTACGGGCAACATATAATATACTTAGTGGCTTTTCTTGGCACGACAGTATCATCGATTCTCCATCTCCTCCGAAGAGTGTCAAGAGCCTGTAAGATCTCGGTCTAACGTTAAGCGGATTTGCCTACTTAACAACCTACATCCTTCGAGCCACACTTCCATCCGTGACCTCGATTAACTCTATGCGTCCCCACATCGCGCTTATATGTTGGTATTGGAATATTAACCAATTTGCCATCGTCTACCCCTTTCGGACTCGACTTAGGACCCGACTAACCCTACGATGACGAGCATCGCGTAGGAAACCTTGGGTTTTCGGCGAACAGGATTCTCACCTGTTTTAACGCTACTCATGCCTGCATGCTCACTTCTATCCGCTCCAGCACTCCTTACCGGTATACCTTCAACGCTGAATAGAACGCTCTCCTACCACTCAATTAAAAATTGAATCTAAAGCTTCGGTGTACATCTTAGCCCCGTTATATTTTCCGCGCAGAATCACTAGACCAGTGAGCTGTTACGCTTTCTTTAAAGGATGGCTGCTTCTAAGCCAACCTCCTGGTTGTCACAGTAACTCCACATCGTTTTCCACTTAGATGTAACTTAGGGACCTTAGCTGTTAGTCTGGGTTGTTCCCCTCTTGACGACGGATTTTATCACCCACCGCCTGACTCCTGTGATTCCACATATAGTATTCATAGTTTGATAGGGTTTGGTACCGCGGTAAGCAGCCCTAGCCCATTCAGTGCTCTACCCCTATATGCTACAACACAAGGCTATACCTAAATATATTTCGGAGAGAACCAGCTATCACGAAGTTTGATTGGCCTTTCACCCCTATCCACAAGTCATCCCAAGACTTTTCAACGTCAGCGGGTTCGGTCCTCCACTGGCTCTTACACCAGCTTCAACCTGCTCATGGATAGATCACTTCGTTTCGGGTCTGCAGCATCTGACTATGTCGCCCTATTAAGACTCGCTTTCGCTACGGCTTCGCACTTGGCTTAACCTTGCCAGACACCACAACTCGCAGGCTCATTATGCAAAAGGCAGTCCATCACCCTGATAAATCATAGGGCTCTGAATGATTGTAAGCTAATGGTTTCAGGTTCTATTTCACTCTGCTCGCTGCAGTACTTTTCACCTTTCCCTCACGGTACTTGTTCACTATCGATCTGTAAGTAGTATTTAGGATTGGAGGGTGGTCCCCCCAGCTTCAGTCAAAATATCACGTGTTCCGACCTACTCAGGATACTATTAGCGTTATTGAGAATTTTAATTACAGGAGTATCACCTTCTATGCTCTAGCTTTCCAACTAATTCATCTATTCTCTTTAACTACACATTATAGTCCTACAACCCCCAATGCAAGCATTGGGTTTGTCCTAATCCGCGTTCGCTCGCCGCTACTGACGGAATCTCAATTGATTTCTCTTCCTCTGGCTACTGAGATGTTTCACTTCACCAGGTTCGCTCCCCGTAGGGTAATATAATTCTCATTATATTGGGTTGCCCCATTCAGAAATCCCCGGATCAAAGCTCTTTGGCAGCTCCCCGAGGCTTATCGCAGCCTAATACGTCTTTCATCGCCTCTTACAGTCAAGGCATCCACCATTAGCCCTTAATAGCTTATAAACGGAGCCTAAAAAAATCTTACGATTTTATTCAGGTTCCTTTTTTCTTGCCTAAAAATTCTAGTTTAACTAAAACTTCTAAATTTGATAATATTCTTTGGCTACTATCTTATTAAACATATTGTTCAATAATATAGTTGTGTTATCTATAGTTATATTTAATATCTCTATTAAATTTTTTAGATATGAAATTTTTTTATTTAAATTTAAATATCGCTATTCAAATTTACGAAAAAATTTTAAAGACTTTAACATTATATTTTTAAATATCATTTAGAAACCTATTTTATTAAGTTCTAATATAAATCTTATAATCATATTATAAAACTTATATTAAAACTTTAAAAGCTCTTACACTCTTAAGTTTAATAGATGGTGGAGAATAGCGGGATCGAACCGCTGACCTCCTGCGTGCAAAGCAGGCGCTCTCCCAGCTGAGCTAATTCCCCAGATTATTTATGGTGGGCCTATCAGGACTTGAACCTGAGACCTCACGATTATCAGTCGAGCGCTCTAGCCAGCTGAGCTATAGGCCCCTTCACCTATTTTTTCAAATAATCTTTATAAACCGAACATATTATCTTAAATATTCTTTGTTTTTCTGAATAGTTAAGAAACAAATCTTAACTTATTTCTCTGAAAGGAGGTGATCCAACCGCAGGTTCTCCTACGGTTACCTTGTTACGACTTCACCCCAGTCGCTGAATCCACTGTGGAAGGTAGCTACTTTAGCATCCCCGCTTCGAATGAGTTCAACTCCCATGGTGTGACGGGCGGTGAGTACAAGACCCGGGAACGTATTCACCGTAGCATAGCTGATCTACGATTACTAGCGATTCCAACTTCATGTAGTCGAGTTGCAGACTACAATCCGAACTGGGAGATATTTTATAAGATTTGCTCCACGTCACCGTATTGCGGCTCATTGTATATCCCATTGTAGCACGTGTGTAGCCCTGGACGTAAGGGCCATGATGACTTGACGTCGTCCTCACCTTCCTCCTACTTGCGTAGGCAGTCTCCTTAGAGTTCTCAGCCGAACTGTTAGCAACTAAGGACGAGGGTTGCGCTCGTTGCGGGACTTAACCCAACATCTCACGACACGAGCTGACGACAGCCGTGCAGCACCTGTATATAAGTTTCTGCAAGCAGACACCAATCTATCTCTAGAAAGTTCTTACTATGTCAAGTCCAGGTAAGGTTCTTCGTGTATCGTCGAATTAAACCACATGCTCCACCGCTTGTGCGGGTCCCCGTCTATTCCTTTGAGTTTTAATCTTGCGACCGTACTCCCCAGGCGGTACACTTAATGTGTTAACTGCATTACTGCAAGATCAAGTCTCACAACAACTAGTGTACATCGTTTAGGGCGTGGACTACCAGGGTATCTAATCCTGTTTGCTCCCCACGCTTTCGCATCTCAGCGTCAATAATGTTCCAGTAGATCGCCTTCGCAATCGGTATTCCTTCTGATCTCTACGGATTTTACCCCTACACCAGAAATTCCATCTACCTCTCCCACATTCTAGACTAACAGTTTTCAAAGCAGTTCTATAGTTAAGCTATAGGATTTCACTTCAAACTTATTAATCCGCCTACATGCTCTTTACGCCCAGTGATTCCGAGTAACGCTTGCACCCCCCGTATTACCGCGGCTGCTGGCACGGAGTTAGCCGGTGCTTATTCATATAATACCGTCATTATCTTCTTATATAAAAGGAGTTTACGCACCGAAATGTGTCATCCTCCACGCGGCGTTGCTGCATCAGACTTTCGTCCATTGTGCAATATTCCCCACTGCTGCCTCCCGTAGGAGTCTGGACCGTGTCTCAGTTCCAGTGTGACTGATCATCCTCTCAAACCAGTTATGCGTCATTGTCTTGGTAGGCCATTACCCCACCAACTAACTGATACAATACAGGCTAATCTCTTACCAATAAATCTTTCCCTTACTAACTTTAGTTAGTAAGGAGTATAAGGTATTAGCAAACGTTTCCATTTGTTATCCCTTAGTAAGAGGCATATTACCTATACATTACTCACCCGTGCGCCACTTAGCTGACAATTATAGCAAGCTATAACCCGTTCTCGTTCGACTTGCATGTGTTAAGCACGCCGCCAGCGTTCACTCTGAGCCAGGATCAAACTCTCCATAAATTATTGATTAATCTAATTAATCATTATGTAGTGTATGAAACTGACATTTTTGTTTTTTATTACTAAATTACAAAATTATCACTCAAATTTATAGACAAGAATTTGACTTCTTGTTCATTATTTTTTTGTATTGAATATTTAAGATTAACATATTCGGTTTACAAAGATTATTATCTTTACAAACTTACTTCATTTTTTAAAGATCTTAACTTAACCTCTCTCGGTCAAATTGGACGGGAATTATAATAGGATTTTTCTCAGTTGTCAAGAGCTATACGCTTAAATGTCGCTTAAATTTTGGAAATTGTTCTTATTCACTTAATTCATTTCCTAAAAAGACTGTTTATAAAGACTTTTATAACTCTATATTAATCCTAAAATAAATACAAATTAACTTTTTTTATAACCTATTCCTGAAATATTTGTTATTAATTCATCATTTAACTTCTTTTTTAATCTTTTTACTAAATTCTTTAAACCATCTAGAGTAGCTACTTCAGTATAAGATAGTAGTTCATGATAAGAACAAACTTTATTTCTATTCTTTAACAAATATTCAAAAAAAAGTTGCTCTTTTTGAGTTAGGCTTATTTCATTACCTTTATATTTCAAAGATTTCTTATTAAATGAATATGTATAAAATTCATTTACTTCTATTTCATCATTAACTATAATATCAAATTTTTCTAATTCAGTAATTGCCAAATCCAATGCTTGTTTTAAATCTTTTCTATTAACAGGTTTAAAAAGATATTTAGTAAGTCTAAGACTCATGGCTTCGAGTAAAAAAGATTTTTCACTATGAGCTGTTAAAATTATTATTTTTGTCATCAAATCTTTTTCTCTAATTTGTCTAGCAACTTCCAAACCACTTACTTTAGGAATATTTATATCAAGTAATATAATGTGTGGTTTTTCTCTTTTATATACTTCTAGTGCTCTTTCTCCATTACTTGCTTCAAAAACATTTTCATAAAACATTAATAAATACGAAACAAAATTTTCTCTTGATTGTTCTTCATCTTCTACTACTAATATATTATATGGATATTTATTATTCATAGTACCCCTTCTAATTTTATTTTAAATCTTGCACCATCATTTATATTTTCTACACTTAGATCTCCATACAAACTATTTTGTAAAATCATTTTTGCTATGTAAAGACCTACTCCTGTTCCTTTTGATTTATACTTTGTTGTAAAGTAAGGTTCAAATATTCTTTTTATATTTTCTTCTTTTATTCCTAATGCATTATCTTCTACTATAATTGTTAAAATGTTATTTTCCAATATGTTACCAAAAACTATTTTTGGATTTGATATTTTGTTTAAAACCAATGCATCAATTGCATTATTTATTAAAACTAAAAGAACTTGTTGTAACTCCTCTTTTTGTCCATTTATTTCTAAATCTTTATTTATATTATCAACAATTTCTATTTTATGAAAATCTATTTGCCCTTTTACAATATTTAAAGATTTATGCAATGCATCGGATATCTTGAAAAGTGTTTTATGTTTATTTGGTTTAAAAAAGTTCTGAAAATCATCTATTGTATGGGATAAATAACTTGTAAGTTCTTCTATTTCAGATATTTTTTCTTCAACAACATCATTCATACAATTTTTTTTATTCAAGTATACATCTAAAAGCATTAGCGTAGAGTTTATTTGAGAGAGTGGTTGCCTCCATTGATGTGCAATATTTTGTATCATTTCTCCCATTTGAACAAGCTTACTCTGTTCCATTATCAATGCTTGTTGTTTTGTACTTTTTTCTATTTCACTTTTTATTCTTTTTTCCAAACTATTATTTAAAATTTCTAATTCGTTTTTTGCAAATTCTAGAGTTAAAGTATTCTGTTCTAATAATTTTTCATTTTCTTTTTGTTCTGTAATATCGTATCCCATATGAATTAACTCTCCATTTGGTAATCTTATATTTGCCCATTTTACAACAAGATTTTTACCATCTTTTCTTTTTGGAAACCATACTTTATATTCTTTACTCTCTTTCGTTAAATCTTCAAGAACTTGATTTTGTATATTTTCATCATCATAAAATAAAGAAATTGGCTTTTTATGTTCTTGTAACTCATTAAGTGTCCAACCAAAAACCTTTTCACACTCTTTATTCCACAAAATAACTTTTCCATTTTCATCAAAAGCATCTAATAAAACTGGTGCAATATCAAAAAGAACTCTATATTTTTCTTCACTTAATTCAAGTTTTTCTTGTACATCATTTTTCTTCTTAGTTTCATCTTTTAATTTAATTATCCAGCAAATTAAAATTATAATAACTATTATAAATATAAAAGTAAATGAAATAAAAAATTCTCTTTCCATAATAAACTTTCTTATAAAATTTTTAACATTATAATGAAATTCAAATCTAATTTCAATTTAGATATAATTTAAACATATTTAAACAAAAGGATTTTTCATAAAAACTTTTCAGAACTTAAAATTAGATGAAAATATTTTAAAAGCAATTAATGATTTAGGATACGTAAATCCTACACCTATTCAGGAAAAAGCAATACCAATTGCTTTAAAAAGAAGAGACATAATAGGAGTTGCTAAAAGTGGAACAGGAAAAAGTTGTGCATTTTTAATTCCTATTCTAGAAGATTTAGTAAAAGAGAAAAATAAAAATAGTGTTTTAAGAGCTTTAATTTTAGTTCCAACAAGAGAATTAGCAAAACAAATAGTAAATGCCATAGATGATTATTCTAAATATTTAGATATTAAAAGAGTTGCTATATTTGGTGGAATTTCAAGTAAAGAACAAGAAAAAAAACTAGCAAATGGAGTTGATATCGTTGTTGCTACAACAGGAAGATTATTAGAACATTTAAAAAATAATACTATAAATTTATCGAGTGTTTCAAGTGTTGTTATTGACGAACTTGATACTATGCTTGATATGGGTTTTCTAGAAGAAGTTGAGAAAATATTACCACATATTGGGAAAAATAGACAAATTTCAATGTTTAGTGCAACTATAAATTCAACTGTAAAAAAATTAGCTAAAGAATTTTTAACAGATCCTGTTGTTATTGAAGTTACAAATCAAAGAGATCATGTAGAAAAAATCGAACACCAAATAATACTTGTAGATGAAGATAAAAAAACTGAGCTTTTATCTTTTTTAATTGGTTCAAAAAATATATCTCAAGCCTTAGTTTTTGTAAATAAAAAATTAGAAGCTGATAGCTTAGTAGAAAACTTGAATCTTGATGGATTAAAAGCTTCTTGTATTCATGGTGACATAAGACAAAGTAGCCGTGCATTAGCTTTAAGAAAATTTAAAGAGAAAGAATTAAGAGTTTTAGTTTGTACAGATATTGCAGCTAGAGGAATTGATATAGAAAATCTTCCTTGTGTAATAAATTTTGCTTTACCTGAAACAATAAATGATTTTACGCATAGAGTTGGAAGAACAGCTAGAGCTGGAAATGATGGAACTGCTATTACTCTTTTAAGTGTAAAAGATTATAAATTTATGAGCGAAATTGAAAAAGAATTAATGCTTAAAATTCCAAGAGAAGAATTAAAAGGTTTTGAAACAAAAGAGAAAAAACCAAGAGCAAAACAACCAAAACCAAAATCGCTTAAAGATAAAAAAATCCTATCAAAAAAAAGACAAACAGAAGATAAACCAAAAGCTTCAAAATCTACTAAAAAAAGAAAAGTTACAAAAAGAGGTTAAACCTCTTTTTTTCTTATCAATAAATAAACAAAAAACGGTGCGCCTATAAAAGAAGTTACAACTCCTATTGGAAGAGCTGAAGCCGTTGGTAAAATTCTTGAAATCAAATCACAAGCTGCTAAAAATACCCCTCCAAAAAATAGTGTCGGAATAAATAACTTTGTTGCACTCTTTTTATAAATTAGTTTTACTATATGAGGTATTACTAACCCTACAAAACCTATAGGACCTGTAAAACTTATACAAATTCCAACACAAATTGTAATAAATATCAAAATAGTTAAAATTGTTTTATCAACATTCAAACCTTTTAAAAATGCAACATCATTTGAAATAAGAAGTAAATTTATGCTATTTTTAATCCTAAAAATAAATATAAACACAAAAAAAACTGTAAATCCAACAATTAAAGTTGGAATAAATCCAACAGTATCCAAGCTTCCTAGAGTAAATCTTACAATACTATAATTTTCTTGTAGATTACTAATAAAAAATATTAACATCAAAGCTGAACTGTAAAAATATGATAATGCGATACCTATTAAAAGCATTGAATTTGTAGAATTTATGAGTGATTTCTTATTTAGCCTCTTTGAAATCAAAAATAATATTAATATTGTTATTAATGAACCTAGAATAGATGAAAAGAAAAGAGGAATAAGAGGAAAAAAAACTATTGAAATAGCTGAAAAAAGAGTCGTTCCACTTGCAATTCCTAAAGTATAAGGAGTGATTAACTCATTTTTAAAAACTATTTGAAATACCAAACCACTAATTGCTAAAATTGAACCAACAAAAAAAGCCAAAATAACTCTAGGAACTCTCAAATCCCAAAAAACCATAGACATACTATCATCTAAACTAAATATTTGATTTAAAGATATATTTATTTCTCCTAGAAAAGGAGATATAAATATAATTAGAAAAGATAAAATATATATAAATATTTTCATAAATCAAGTACCAAATGTGAATTTATAAGTTTTACACTTTCATTGTAGTATTTATTTAAATTTTCTTGAGTAAAAAATTTATCATGAGAATCAAAAAACTTTAAATTACCTTTCTCTAAAAATAGTACTTTAAAATCTTTTAAAGCATAAGCAAAATCTAAATTATGAGTGATAATAATTTTTTGTTTTAAAAAGTTTGAATTTAAAATGCCAAAAACCTCTTTTAATCTGTTTAAATCTAAATTTGCTGTTAGTTCATCAAATATTGTAATTTGTGCATCATGTAAAATTGCACTAGCCAATTGTAAAAGTTGTTGTTCTCCTGAACTAAGATTAGAACAATAACTATCTTTTAAATCTTCAAATTTTAACAAAGATATAATACTTTTTATCTCTTTATTGTTTTTTTCTTCAATACAAGAGAGTTTCAAAAATTCAAAAACAGTTAAATAATCATCAAAAACTTCAAAACGACTAGGAATATAGTTTATTAATTTTGCTCTTTTAAAAGAATCAAGTTCTTTTATATTCTGTTTTCTAAAAAATAAATTAGAACTATCTATTAAATTTGATAAAACTTTTGCTAATGTAGATTTACCTGCACCATTTTCACCTAAAATAAGCAAATTTTCTTTTTCTTCTAAAACAAAAGAAATATCTTTTAAAATAAAATTATTATAATTTTTTAGCTCTAACATCTTCTAAAATACCTTTAAAATCATCTATAAAATATCTTATTCTATGACTTGGAATACCTGAGTACAGTTTATCTATTATATAAATGTTTTTTTGCTTACTTGCATTTGTTGGAAGTTTTTCCCACATATTTATATACTTTTCTTGAGTTATTTTATCATTTTCTAAAAACGGAGCCAATAATATAATAATATCAGGATTTAAAGTAATTAATTTCTCACTATTAATTGAAGGTTGAGATTTTAAACTTGATTGATATGCATTTATGTTGTTACTAGCTTTTATAATATCTTCAAAATATACAAAATTTCCTGCTACAAAAATCTGATTTGATAAACTATTTTGTGGACTAATAACTATTAAAACCTTTTTATTTTCTACAATATTTTTTAAAGATTCTAAACTATGTTCTATTTCATTATTTAGTTTTTTTGCTTCTTCATTTTTATTAAAAACATCACCTAAATCTTCTATTGTGCATTTAATATCTTCTAAACTATTTGTCTTATAAACCAAAGTTTTAAAATTTAAATCTTTTAAACTTTGGTTTAATTTTTTATCATAATCTTGATTCAATATAATTGTTGGATTCAAATTTACAACTTTTTCCAAACTAACACTACCATATCCCCCTACTTTTTGGATATTTTTTGATTCAACAGGAAAATCACAAAACTCTGTATTTGCAATAATTTTATCACCTAGATTAAGAGCAAAAGCTATCTCATTTATTGCTGGACTTAAAGTTATAATTCTCTCATTTGCATTTAAAAAATTTATAAAAAGTAGAAAATATAGTAGTTTTTTCATTTTAGAAACTAGCCTTTAAACCTAAATATGCAGCTCTTTGACTTGTTGCATAACCATCAACAACTTGATAATCTTTGTCAAAAATATTATCAAGTTTTACATAAGTTGAAAAAGTTTTATTTATATCATAATCAACAACTGCATTCCATATTGTGTAATTTCCAGTTTTTGCACCTTGTTGATCAATTCTATCATATCTTGTACCTACATATTCACCATTTACATTAAAATGGAAATCTTTTAGACCATAATAATCAACTCCAAAACCAACTTTATTTTTAGCTCTTTTTGCTAAATATTCATCTTTATCATTTTTAGCACTTAAATTTGTATAATTAAAATTTAGTAGAACATCTTGTGTAATATAGTTTTTATAAGCAATCTCAACACCTTTAATCTTACTTTTTCCTTCTATATTATTGTAAGCTCCATCCCAAGATTGTGGTATAGTTACCCAGTCTATCATATTTTCAACTTTATTATTGAAATAAGTAATAGATAAACCTTTATACTCAATTCCTAAATCATAAGATTTTGTTTTTTCTGGATTTAAATCAGGATTAGCACCCCATTGACCAAAAAGTTGACTGATAGTTGGCACATTATAACCTGTTCCATAATTTGAACTAACATTTAATTCATCAATAATGTATTGTTTAATTCCTATTTTTCCAGTAGTTTTATTTTCAAAATCACTGTACTTATCATACCTTAAAGCTTGTGTGAATATAGTATTATCATCAAAAAACTTATTTGTATTTGTTATAAAAATACCTTTGTTATTATATTCATCCAACACATCTTTTTTAGTTTCAAACTTTTTATAATCTCCACCAATAGTTAAATTTGAAGAGTTTAAATAATCAATACTTGTATTTACTCCATACTCTTCTACATTACCTTCATATTCTCCAAAGGAATATTCTCTTTTTATATCTGTATAATTTGTATAAACTTTTGTAAGGGCTATATCATTTTTATTTTCATAGGTAAGATTTGCTAGATATGTTTTAGTTTTAGCTTGACTAGCTTTATCATCTGGAAAATTGTCATAATCAACTTTTGTATCAATTATTTCATAAGAAGTTGAAACTCTATTATTTTCATCAAAGTTATATCCTAATTTAAGATTTGCAGTTGTATTTTCATATCCATCATCTTCATATTTGCTTAACTTCTCATCTTTTGGAACTTTAGCTGAAAAACCATCTGTATCAACTCTAGTTGCACTTAATTTTGCATCAAAATTTTTATCTTTGTGTGATATATTTGCTTTTGCAGTTTTACTATTATATCTTCCATATTCAACAGTTGCATTTCCATGTGTTCCATCTTTTGCAGATTTTGTAATAATATTTATAACACCTGCACTTGCATCTGCTCCCCAAATACTACTTTGAGCTCCTTTTATAACTTCAATTCTTTCTATATCATTTATCATAAGATGCTCAAAATTTGCAGTTCCATTAGGACTTGTAATATCATTATATCTTACACCATCTATTAAAACTAAAGTTCTATGAGAATCCATTCCTCTTAGAAAAAGAGAAGTTTGTTGACCTATTCCACCACTTGGTGATACTTGAATTCCAGGAATTGTCTGTAAAGCTTCAGAAACTGTCTTAAATTTTCTATCTTCAATTTCTTGAGCAGTTATAACATCAACATTGGCCGTTACATCTCGTAATTTTTGTTCAGATTTTGTAGCACTTGTAATAGAAATTTCTTCTAAAGTAGTTTGTGAGTATAAATTTGTTGCTATTAAAAAGCTTGCAACTAAGCTTATTTTTGTTTTTTTCATTTTTGACCTTATATTTTATAAATTGTTTGTTGAATATTGTTTGATTGGTTTTAGTTCAGTTTTTATTAAACTATTTTTTATATCTGGTAATTTTTCTAAATAGTTCTCAAATTTTGAGTAAAACATATTAAGTTTTGCATTTGATGTTGCCATTAAAATACCAAAAAAGCTAAAATATCTTTTCATTTTTTCCTCCTTTACAAAATTTAATTAATAATTTTTATTATATGTGACAATTCAATATTGATTTTGTTGGATCAACTATATATTCATAACCTTGATAAGCTATATATATTCCAAAAATAATCACTAAAATAGAAGCAATTCTTATAAAAGTATCTCTAAGATTTGATTGTTTGAACAAACCTATAAAAAATCCTAAAAAGAATAGTGCTGGGATTGTACTAATTCCAAAAATAAACATAACAA comes from the Aliarcobacter cibarius genome and includes:
- a CDS encoding TonB-dependent receptor plug domain-containing protein — encoded protein: MKKTKISLVASFLIATNLYSQTTLEEISITSATKSEQKLRDVTANVDVITAQEIEDRKFKTVSEALQTIPGIQVSPSGGIGQQTSLFLRGMDSHRTLVLIDGVRYNDITSPNGTANFEHLMINDIERIEVIKGAQSSIWGADASAGVINIITKSAKDGTHGNATVEYGRYNSKTAKANISHKDKNFDAKLSATRVDTDGFSAKVPKDEKLSKYEDDGYENTTANLKLGYNFDENNRVSTSYEIIDTKVDYDNFPDDKASQAKTKTYLANLTYENKNDIALTKVYTNYTDIKREYSFGEYEGNVEEYGVNTSIDYLNSSNLTIGGDYKKFETKKDVLDEYNNKGIFITNTNKFFDDNTIFTQALRYDKYSDFENKTTGKIGIKQYIIDELNVSSNYGTGYNVPTISQLFGQWGANPDLNPEKTKSYDLGIEYKGLSITYFNNKVENMIDWVTIPQSWDGAYNNIEGKSKIKGVEIAYKNYITQDVLLNFNYTNLSAKNDKDEYLAKRAKNKVGFGVDYYGLKDFHFNVNGEYVGTRYDRIDQQGAKTGNYTIWNAVVDYDINKTFSTYVKLDNIFDKDYQVVDGYATSQRAAYLGLKASF